GGTAATCGGTGTTTTTACGTTCAAGTGTAACTTTCATGTTGTATTATTTAATTATTTCGTTCTGCGAGTTTTAAAATATCTCCAAAAACCCCTCTGGCAGTAACCGCAGCTCCTGCCCCGGCTCCCTGTATCACTAACGGATTTTCGCCATACGACTCGGTATAAATCTCAAAAATACTGTCACTGCCTTTAACCTGCCCTAAAGCCGAATTTTTAGACACGGTCACCAGCTTTACTTCGAGCGTCCCGCCATCTTCCTGAGATAAATCTCCGTAAAGGTCGCCAACATATCGCAAAACTTCGCCCTCTTTTAACGCTTTTTTACGCGCTTCGAATACGGCATCGAGTTCTTCTAAACGACTTAAGAAATCTGAAGCCGCTCCATCACGCAAATTATCAGGAATAAGATTTTCGATCTGTACATCACTAAACTCCTTATGTAAGTCGAGTTCGCGCGCTAAAATTAACAGTTTACGTCCTACATCATTGCCGCCCAGATCTTCTCGTGGGTCTGGCTCTGTAAACCCCTTGTCAATGGCGTCCCCAAGCACATCAGAAAAGCTTCGGTCTTCTACAGAAAATGTGTTGAATAAATAACTAAGCGAGCCACTAAACACTCCCTTTATACGCGTGATATTATCACCTGAAAGATGTAATAATCGTATGGTATCTATAAGCGGTAAACCTGCACCTACGTTAGTCTCATACAAATAGCGTTTTTGGTTTTCGTCTAAAACCCTACGTAATTTTTGATAGAAATCATACCCTACAGTATTTGCAATTTTATTTGAAGAAACCAGATCAAAACCGTTTTTAGCCAGATCGATGTAATTTTCAATAAAAGCTGAACTAGCCGTATTATCAATAGCAATCAAATTTGCAAGATGATTTGCTTTTGCGAAAGCGATAACCTCTTTTACACCACCTTCTATTGCTTGTGTGTCAAAATGGGATTTCCAATCTTCTGCTGCCCCATTTTTATCTAACAATACCTTCTTAGAATTAGCTACCCCAAAAATATTTAGTGAAATACTCTTGCGATCTTCTATTGTTGCCGCAGAAGCAAGTATTTGATTAATCAATGTGCCACCTACTAATCCCTGACCAAATATGGCGACATTTATTTTTTTAGCAATGCCAAAAATCTCCCCGTGAACCACATTAATTGCTTTATTCAATTGAGGTTTGCGCACGACAACACTTACATTTTTACCGGTTACCGTATTATTAAAAAGTAATGGAACAATACCATTTTTAATAAGAGCACTATAGGGTTTATGAAAGGTGCTTAAATCCTGACCTATAATCGAGATCACAGCAACCTCATCAATAACTTCAATGCGGTTTACATCCTGATTTTGAAAATCTGCTTCAAACTCAAAACGCAGTGCAGAAATTGCCTGTTGAGCCTGCTTTGTTTCTACAACTAACCCTATACCGCGTTCTGAAGAACCCTGCGCAATAATACTTACGCTCACACCGCTGTTTCCTAAAGCTCTAAAAATACGGGCATCAACACCTACTTTACCTAAAAGACCACGGCCTTCTAGATTAATTAAAGCCATCTCACTCAATACCGAAAGGGACTTAATACCTTCCTGCTCTGTTTGTGCAGTGATTAAAGTACCGGTATCGTCTGCATTAAACGTGTTTAAAATACGTAACGGAATATTCTTCTCAATCAACGGGATGATCGTCTTGGCGTGCAACACCGAAGTTCCAAAATTTGCGAGTTCGTTTGCTTCGCTATACGTTAAACGCTCAATTTTTTGAGCATCAGGCACCATATCGGGATTTGCGGTAAAAATACCATCTACGTGGGTGTAGTTTTGCAACTCGCCTGCATCAAGGTAGTTTGCTAGTAAAGAAGCCGTGTAATTACTCCCGTTTCTACCTAAGGTGGTCGTTTGATTATCTTCATTACTGGCGATAAAACCGGTAACTACATTTACCGTATCGCCATTATATTTGGCAAAGTGCTTTACCACCTGTTCTTTTGAACGGGTATCATTAGGCTGTGCATTGCCAAAAGTCCCATTGGTTTTTATTAGTTTACGGGTATCTGCAAAGTGCGCTTTAACACCTTGCTTTTGCAAAAGATGCGTTACTGTTTTTACTGAAATTAATTCACCAAAAGACAAGACCTCATCTTTCACTTTTCGGCTGTAATCGCCCAGTAAAGCTACTCCTTCAAAAAGACGTTTTAATTCTGAAAATTCTTCAGTCAAATCAACATCAAAATTATGTTGTTGATAGATTTTAAAAGCATCAAATCTATGCTGAATATCGAGACCTGAAGCAGCGGCTTCAAGTAGCGCTTCTAACTCATCTGTGGCACCACCTCGCGCAGAAAGCACTACTGCAATACGCTCGTGATTATTAACTTTAGATTGAATAATATCTAGTACAGTATCTAATCCTTTCCCATTTGCTAATGATTTTCCGCCAAATTTTAAAATTTTCAGCTTTGCAGTATCTGCTCGAAATACAGGATATAATAACTGCTCAAGCTGTTCAAATTCAATTAAAAAAGCATCGTGACCGTGTACCGAATTAATCTCGCCATAGGTTACATTGTTCTTATGTTGCGCCAGCTGCTTGTACGTTTCTCTGTTTTCTGCAGGTGTAAAAAATAGATCAGAATCTACTCCAATGATGTGAATATTTGCCTCTACCTTACTTAAAATCTCATTAAAACCTTCGCGCCCACGAGTTACATCTATGGTTTTTAGAAGCTGATTCATTAACCGGTAAGCTGCTACCTGAAAGCGGTCTTTTAACTTGTGTCCGTGATGGTCTAACCAGCTTTCTACATTAAAGATTTTGAGATCTTCATTTGTGCTGCGCTGAAATTTATTTTTAAACGATTCTGGCGTTCTATAGCACAACATTGCGTGCATACGCGCATCGTGAACCGGCTGTGAAGAATTTTTTAATATTTGTTCCTGAATCTGGCAGTTAGCAATAAGCCAATCTGTAGACTTCCAGTCTGATGCAACGGGGATTAGATGCTTAGTGATATCTGGCTGAAGCGCAATCATCTCCCAGGCAATACCGCCTCCCAGTGAGCCTCCTACAATAGCAAAAAGTTCCTTAATCTTTAGTAATTTAAGACCTTCTAAAAAAGAACGCGCCACATCCTGAGCCACAAAATCTTTGTAATTTTCGATCAAGAATCCGTCATAACCATTCCCCGGAATATTAAAAGAAAGAATGCTATACGTATTTGTATCTATACACTTATTCTCTCCTATAATTTCATTCCACCAGCCGTCTTCACCACTCACGTGCGAGTTACCGGTAAGTGCATGGTTGACTAAAATTAACGGCGCTGTTCCCAGTTTTTGACCAAATGTCTCATAACTCAATGGCAGATCTAATTGATAACCTGACTGCGTTATGAAATTTAGTATTTCAAGTTTGTGTACCATTTAGGGTAAATTGTAGTATTAATCGCCTATCTCCAGATAGGCGATTTGTAATTTTATGTAGTAACTGCTTATTTAATTTGTGCGAATGCCGCTTTTAGATCAGCTTTTAAATCTTCAACATCTTCAAGACCTACAGAAAGACGTATTAAATCTTTAGTAACTCCCGTTGCTTCCTGAGCCGTATCTGGCAGTTGCTGATGCGTGGTACTTGCCGGGTGTATAATTAATGATTTAGTATCTCCTATATTTGCCAGCAGTGAAAAAATTTCCGTTTTATCTGCAACTGTTTTCGCTCCTTCAAATCCACTTTTTAAACCAAAAGTCACGATCCCACTTTGACCGTGAGGCAGGTATTTTTTTGCTAAAGTATTGTATTTACTACTCGCTAAACCAGGGTAATTGACCCAGGTAACTTCGGGCTGTGCTTCTAACCAGGTTGCTAATTCCAATGCATTTTCACTATGTTGTTTGATGCGGACTTTTAAAGTCTCTAATCCCTGAATAATTTGAAATGCGTTAAACGGACTCAAAGCAGCGCCGTGATCTCGTAATCCTTCAATACGTGTTTTTGCTATAAAGGCCGCAGGGCCTAATACATCGTGATATACTAACCCGTGGTAACCCGCAGAAGGTTCTGTAAACTCGGGGAATTTTCCGCTAGACCAGTCAAAAGTACCTGCATCTATAATAACCCCACCTAAAGAAGTTCCGTTACCATTAATGTATTTAGTCAAAGAATGAATTACAATATTTGCCCCGTGTGCAATAGGATTTAAAAGTGCAGGTGAAGCGACGGTATTATCTACTATTAAAGGTATTTTATGCGCCTTAGCTGCAGCAGCAATTCCTTCTAAATCCAGCACATCAAGCTTAGGATTTCCTAAAGACTCAACAAAAATAGCACGCGTATTATCCTGCACAGCAGCACCAAAATTTGCCACCTTATCAGGATCTACAAAAGTGGTCGTAATCCCAAATCGCGGAAGTGTAACGCTTAATAGGTTATAAGTCCCACCATATAAACTACTTGATGCTACAATATGATCGCCCTGCTTTAAAAGGGTTAATAATGCGGTATTGATTGCTGCAGTCCCAGAGGCTGTAACAACTGCTGCAATACCACCTTCAAGAGCAGCAAGGCGTTGCTCAAGAATATCATTTGTAGGGTTATTTAAGCGTGTATAAATAAACCCCGGTTGTGATAAATTAAATAATCCTGCGGCATGGTCAGAGTCGTTAAAAACATAGCTGCTCGTCTGGTAAATAGGCACAGCGCGTGTGCCCCCATTAGCTTTAGTGTCATGACCCGCGTGTAATGCTTGTGTTGAAAATTTTTGAGTACTCATTTTTCTCTTTTTTAGTTAAAATAAATTAAACCAAAAGTCAAATAGTGCCGCCCTGGCATCAATTACAAGAAAAATGTTATGAAGAAAAATAAACTATTTAAGAACAAATAGTTTGTTAGGTTATCTATCATCAGTAATTAAACTGTTGTAGAATTTAGCACCTTCATCCCGTAGGAAGGGTTGCTAAGGCTTCATTGGGTCTATCCCTCCGCCTTTCTTGATAACATTTCAGTATGTGTTTGAACTTTGTGAGTGTAAAGATTGCAAAACCTTTTACAGATATGCAAGTAAAGAACGTTTAATTTTACAAAATGAAAATTTTTCATAAGATTTTGATTCCCGTTTTTTAATACCTTCTAAATTTATACATTTGCCCCCCAAAAGAGGAAAGATTTGACTGATTGCAACCTCTTATACTGAATAATTTTTCGGTGTAAAAAATGCTAAAGGCAGTAACCACTACCCTTAACAGGCATTTGTCAAATCTTTTTTTCGGCTTTAAGACAATCCTCTGCGGAAACGCCAGAGGTACGAATCGATAATTAATTTTAAATTTTAGATAATTCTGAAATTTAAAACCCGGTAGGGAAAAAATTGCTTGAATGGCTTACTTATTTACCTCAGAAAGCGTGTCTGAAGGACACCCGGATAAAATCGCTGATCAAATTAGCGATACATTATTAGACAATTTTCTAGCCTTTGACCCCGAGTCAAAAGTAGCTTGTGAAACACTTGTGACTACCGGCCAGGTTGTACTTGCCGGAGAAGTAAAAAGCGATACGTATATAGACGTTCAAAATATTGCAAGAGGTGTTATCAACGATATTGGTTACACAAAAGGAGCTTACCAGTTTAGTGGTGATAGCTGTGGTGTAATTTCTCTTATACACGAGCAGTCAAAAGATATTAATCAAGGTGTAGACCGCGCTTCAAAAGAAGAGCAGGGAGCCGGTGACCAGGGGATGATGTTTGGTTACGCGACTAAAGAAACGGCTAATTATATGCCTCTCGCTTTAGACATCTCGCATCGCATTATGATCGAACTGGCAAAACTACGCCGCGAAGAAAAAGACATTACCTATTTACGCCCAGATGCTAAAGCACAGGTAACTATTGAATATTCTGATGATAACATACCTCAAAAAATCGTTGCTATTGTAGTTTCTACACAGCACGACGAATTTGATAAAGACGAAAAAATGCTTGCTAAGATTAAAAAAGATATGATCTCTATTTTAATCCCTCGTGTAAAAGCAGGTCTTACCGAAGATATTGCCAAATTATTTAATGACGAGATCACCTACCATATTAACCCAACAGGGAAATTTGTTATAGGTGGTCCTCACGGAGATTCTGGTCTTACAGGGCGTAAAATCATCGTAGATACCTATGGCGGTAAAGGTGCTCACGGTGGTGGTGCATTTTCTGGTAAAGATCCCAGTAAAGTAGACCGTTCTGCGGCTTATGCTGCACGACACATTGCTAAAAATTTAGTGGCTGCAGGTGTAGCTGATGAGGTTTTAGTACAGGTATCTTATGCTATTGGTGTTGTAGAGCCCACTTCTATATTTGTAGACACCTACGGAACTAAGAAAGTAGCTATGAGCAACGGTGAGATAGCAACAAAAGTACGTGAGCTATTTGATATGCGCCCTGCGGCAATTGAAGATCGTTTAAAATTACGCAATCCTATTTATAGAGAAACTGCGGCTTATGGTCATATGGGAAAAGATCCTCAGATAATCACTAAGATTTTTGAAAGCCCATACAGCGGTAGAGTTACTAAAGAAGTTGAACTGTTTACCTGGGAGAAGCTTGACTATGTAGATCAAGTAAAAGAAGCATTTGGGTTGTAAAACCTAAATACTTCATAAACTATACCTAATGCCATTCAGTCTGAATGGCATTTTTTAATTTTAAGCTTAAAAAAATGGCACTTTTACTTATACGCAACGATAAAAATTATACGCCGTGGATTGACGCTTTAAAGAAAGCCGATTCTTCAATCACCGTAGTAACTCCCGAGACGGTGGAAAATCCTGAGGAGGTTACAATGGCTGTTACCTGGAAAGCTCCACAGGGAAGTTTTGCTAAATACACTAACCTTAAAGCTATAGGCTCTATGGGTGCTGGTGTAGATCATTTATTTGATGACCCATCACTGCCAAAAAACATATCACTCACTCGCGTAGTAGATGATAAACTAGCCAGCGATATGCAAGAATTTGTTTCTGCATTGTGTCTCAACCATATTAGAAATTTAAAAGAGTATGCTGCTTTGCAAGCACAAGCAAAATGGAAACCTACATCGTATAAACGCGCTAAAGATGTTACCGTAGGTATTCTGGGCTTTGGCACGCTGGGACAGGCTGTTGGGAATATGCTTAGTACTATTGGATTTAAAGTTACCGGCTGGTCACACTCAAAAAAAGATGTTGAACAGATTACCAGTTATTCTCAAAATGAACTCGATAGATTTTTAGCTGAAGCTGAGATTTTGGTGTGTTTGCTACCCCTAACAGATAAAACTGAAGGAATATTAAATACTGAATTGTTTTCTAAACTTCCTAAGGGCGCTTATTTAATTAATGTAGCGCGTGGCGGTCATCTTGTCGAAACTGATTTAATCG
The sequence above is a segment of the Leeuwenhoekiella sp. MAR_2009_132 genome. Coding sequences within it:
- a CDS encoding 2-hydroxyacid dehydrogenase — encoded protein: MALLLIRNDKNYTPWIDALKKADSSITVVTPETVENPEEVTMAVTWKAPQGSFAKYTNLKAIGSMGAGVDHLFDDPSLPKNISLTRVVDDKLASDMQEFVSALCLNHIRNLKEYAALQAQAKWKPTSYKRAKDVTVGILGFGTLGQAVGNMLSTIGFKVTGWSHSKKDVEQITSYSQNELDRFLAEAEILVCLLPLTDKTEGILNTELFSKLPKGAYLINVARGGHLVETDLIEALNNRQLSGAALDVFHTEPLPQDHLFWNRNDITITPHIASMSNAASVSAQIAENYNRVKNGEELLNTVSSERGY
- the thrA gene encoding bifunctional aspartate kinase/homoserine dehydrogenase I is translated as MVHKLEILNFITQSGYQLDLPLSYETFGQKLGTAPLILVNHALTGNSHVSGEDGWWNEIIGENKCIDTNTYSILSFNIPGNGYDGFLIENYKDFVAQDVARSFLEGLKLLKIKELFAIVGGSLGGGIAWEMIALQPDITKHLIPVASDWKSTDWLIANCQIQEQILKNSSQPVHDARMHAMLCYRTPESFKNKFQRSTNEDLKIFNVESWLDHHGHKLKDRFQVAAYRLMNQLLKTIDVTRGREGFNEILSKVEANIHIIGVDSDLFFTPAENRETYKQLAQHKNNVTYGEINSVHGHDAFLIEFEQLEQLLYPVFRADTAKLKILKFGGKSLANGKGLDTVLDIIQSKVNNHERIAVVLSARGGATDELEALLEAAASGLDIQHRFDAFKIYQQHNFDVDLTEEFSELKRLFEGVALLGDYSRKVKDEVLSFGELISVKTVTHLLQKQGVKAHFADTRKLIKTNGTFGNAQPNDTRSKEQVVKHFAKYNGDTVNVVTGFIASNEDNQTTTLGRNGSNYTASLLANYLDAGELQNYTHVDGIFTANPDMVPDAQKIERLTYSEANELANFGTSVLHAKTIIPLIEKNIPLRILNTFNADDTGTLITAQTEQEGIKSLSVLSEMALINLEGRGLLGKVGVDARIFRALGNSGVSVSIIAQGSSERGIGLVVETKQAQQAISALRFEFEADFQNQDVNRIEVIDEVAVISIIGQDLSTFHKPYSALIKNGIVPLLFNNTVTGKNVSVVVRKPQLNKAINVVHGEIFGIAKKINVAIFGQGLVGGTLINQILASAATIEDRKSISLNIFGVANSKKVLLDKNGAAEDWKSHFDTQAIEGGVKEVIAFAKANHLANLIAIDNTASSAFIENYIDLAKNGFDLVSSNKIANTVGYDFYQKLRRVLDENQKRYLYETNVGAGLPLIDTIRLLHLSGDNITRIKGVFSGSLSYLFNTFSVEDRSFSDVLGDAIDKGFTEPDPREDLGGNDVGRKLLILARELDLHKEFSDVQIENLIPDNLRDGAASDFLSRLEELDAVFEARKKALKEGEVLRYVGDLYGDLSQEDGGTLEVKLVTVSKNSALGQVKGSDSIFEIYTESYGENPLVIQGAGAGAAVTARGVFGDILKLAERNN
- the metK gene encoding methionine adenosyltransferase, whose translation is MAYLFTSESVSEGHPDKIADQISDTLLDNFLAFDPESKVACETLVTTGQVVLAGEVKSDTYIDVQNIARGVINDIGYTKGAYQFSGDSCGVISLIHEQSKDINQGVDRASKEEQGAGDQGMMFGYATKETANYMPLALDISHRIMIELAKLRREEKDITYLRPDAKAQVTIEYSDDNIPQKIVAIVVSTQHDEFDKDEKMLAKIKKDMISILIPRVKAGLTEDIAKLFNDEITYHINPTGKFVIGGPHGDSGLTGRKIIVDTYGGKGAHGGGAFSGKDPSKVDRSAAYAARHIAKNLVAAGVADEVLVQVSYAIGVVEPTSIFVDTYGTKKVAMSNGEIATKVRELFDMRPAAIEDRLKLRNPIYRETAAYGHMGKDPQIITKIFESPYSGRVTKEVELFTWEKLDYVDQVKEAFGL
- a CDS encoding O-acetylhomoserine aminocarboxypropyltransferase/cysteine synthase family protein, whose product is MSTQKFSTQALHAGHDTKANGGTRAVPIYQTSSYVFNDSDHAAGLFNLSQPGFIYTRLNNPTNDILEQRLAALEGGIAAVVTASGTAAINTALLTLLKQGDHIVASSSLYGGTYNLLSVTLPRFGITTTFVDPDKVANFGAAVQDNTRAIFVESLGNPKLDVLDLEGIAAAAKAHKIPLIVDNTVASPALLNPIAHGANIVIHSLTKYINGNGTSLGGVIIDAGTFDWSSGKFPEFTEPSAGYHGLVYHDVLGPAAFIAKTRIEGLRDHGAALSPFNAFQIIQGLETLKVRIKQHSENALELATWLEAQPEVTWVNYPGLASSKYNTLAKKYLPHGQSGIVTFGLKSGFEGAKTVADKTEIFSLLANIGDTKSLIIHPASTTHQQLPDTAQEATGVTKDLIRLSVGLEDVEDLKADLKAAFAQIK